A portion of the Gemmatimonas sp. genome contains these proteins:
- a CDS encoding 50S ribosomal protein L11 methyltransferase, with product MPDHSSASAAGRWISVRVVPARDPGARAACLGALFAVGAQGVHEDGPSLVTHFPPGTDLEAVHRAVTEADELAVLETSPVPDIDWTEAWKARITSHQLGALTVAPPWLSAELDPRTSIVIEPGMAFGTGEHATTRGVVRLLPRQLTPGAVVADLGAGSAVLSIAAAKLGAGRVYAIELDADAIPDAERNVARNGVSDRVHVFEADAGVLLPLVAPVDLVLANIISSVLIELLPAIAAALRPGGTAILSGILLEERETMQQVLAAHGWRLLDDDAEDIWWSVSIALA from the coding sequence GTGCCTGATCATTCGTCGGCTTCCGCTGCCGGACGCTGGATCAGCGTACGGGTGGTTCCGGCCAGGGACCCTGGCGCGCGTGCGGCCTGTCTTGGAGCGCTCTTCGCCGTCGGGGCCCAGGGGGTGCACGAAGATGGGCCATCGTTGGTCACGCACTTTCCGCCCGGGACCGATCTCGAGGCCGTACACCGGGCGGTGACGGAAGCGGACGAACTGGCCGTGCTGGAAACCTCGCCGGTTCCTGACATCGACTGGACGGAAGCCTGGAAGGCGCGCATTACCTCCCACCAGCTGGGCGCGCTGACGGTGGCACCACCGTGGCTCAGTGCGGAGCTCGATCCGCGCACATCGATCGTCATCGAGCCCGGTATGGCCTTCGGAACGGGGGAGCATGCCACCACGCGGGGCGTCGTGCGGCTGCTGCCGCGTCAGTTGACGCCGGGCGCTGTGGTGGCCGACCTGGGGGCCGGGAGCGCCGTGCTGTCGATAGCCGCGGCGAAACTGGGTGCCGGGCGGGTGTATGCCATTGAGCTCGACGCCGACGCCATCCCCGACGCCGAGCGGAACGTGGCGCGCAATGGCGTGAGCGATCGGGTCCATGTGTTCGAAGCCGACGCCGGGGTACTGCTGCCGCTGGTGGCGCCGGTCGATCTGGTGCTTGCCAACATCATTTCATCGGTGCTCATCGAGCTGCTGCCGGCGATCGCGGCCGCCCTCCGCCCCGGCGGCACAGCCATTCTCAGCGGCATTCTGCTCGAGGAACGCGAGACGATGCAGCAGGTGCTGGCGGCTCACGGGTGGCGCCTGCTGGACGATGATGCGGAGGACATCTGGTGGTCGGTCTCGATCGCACTGGCGTAG
- the dnaJ gene encoding molecular chaperone DnaJ translates to MADFYAVLGVPRDASDDDIKKAYRRLAMQWHPDRNGGSKEAEEKFKSITEAYDILRDAQKRAAYDRYGEAGLRGGGAQSAYQHVDLSEALNIFMRDFGGFGDLFGAAAGGRRSGPRSGQDVKLALPLTLPEVATGVEKTVTLKVLEVCEPCEGSGSEAGSKPTTCGTCGGAGEVRRAQRSFFGQFVSVAPCPTCAGEGVVVSNPCKKCRGEGRVRAERTLKITVPPGVATGQYMTLRGTGNVGPRGGTRGDVLVVFEVEDDERFERDGEDLFCEALVTYPQLVFGAELKVPGVTGDLSLRVPPGTQSGAVFHLRGRGLPRVNASGTGDLHVKVQLWTPQSVEGDEKQLIERLASMQGQAPERREKGFWSKMKEVLGA, encoded by the coding sequence ATGGCTGATTTCTACGCGGTCCTCGGCGTACCGCGCGACGCATCCGACGACGACATCAAGAAGGCGTATCGCCGGCTGGCGATGCAGTGGCATCCCGATCGCAATGGCGGTTCGAAGGAGGCCGAAGAGAAGTTCAAGAGCATCACGGAGGCTTACGACATCCTCCGGGACGCGCAAAAGCGCGCCGCCTACGACCGGTACGGTGAGGCGGGGCTTCGGGGGGGCGGAGCCCAGTCTGCCTACCAGCACGTGGACCTGTCCGAAGCGCTGAACATCTTCATGCGCGACTTCGGCGGCTTTGGCGATCTGTTCGGCGCGGCCGCTGGTGGCAGGCGCTCCGGCCCGCGCAGCGGTCAGGATGTCAAGCTGGCATTGCCGTTGACGCTCCCTGAAGTGGCAACGGGCGTCGAGAAGACGGTGACGCTCAAGGTGCTTGAAGTCTGCGAACCGTGCGAAGGCTCCGGCTCCGAGGCGGGCAGCAAGCCTACCACCTGCGGTACCTGCGGCGGCGCGGGAGAGGTGCGGCGTGCACAACGCTCTTTCTTCGGGCAGTTCGTCTCGGTGGCACCGTGTCCCACCTGCGCCGGTGAGGGCGTTGTGGTGTCTAATCCGTGCAAGAAGTGCCGCGGAGAAGGACGCGTCCGTGCGGAGCGCACGCTCAAGATCACGGTTCCGCCCGGGGTGGCCACCGGACAATACATGACGCTACGGGGGACGGGAAATGTTGGCCCGCGCGGTGGCACCCGCGGTGACGTGTTGGTGGTGTTCGAGGTCGAGGATGACGAGCGCTTCGAACGCGACGGCGAAGATCTGTTCTGCGAAGCATTGGTGACGTATCCGCAGCTGGTGTTCGGCGCCGAGTTGAAGGTGCCGGGTGTCACCGGCGACCTGTCGCTGCGCGTGCCGCCGGGCACCCAGAGCGGCGCGGTGTTTCACCTCCGCGGACGCGGCTTGCCGCGGGTGAACGCGTCGGGAACGGGCGACCTGCACGTCAAGGTGCAGCTTTGGACACCGCAGTCGGTTGAGGGAGACGAGAAGCAGCTGATCGAGCGTCTGGCCAGCATGCAGGGCCAGGCACCCGAACGGCGGGAGAAGGGGTTCTGGTCGAAAATGAAGGAAGTGCTTGGTGCCTGA
- the hrcA gene encoding heat-inducible transcriptional repressor HrcA: MAHSSELSERERQVLEAVIHSYVATAEPAGSRTLSRRFGLGISPATIRNTMSDLEEKGFLFHPHTSAGRIPTDKAYRTYVDSLMRVDPLTGDERRRLAEDIQGGGSAIENILRRAAQSLGVLTQELGVALGPRLDRAALRQVELVRVSSDRLLMVLSLSGGAVRTIFVEVPGIIADEALIGVTIVLNERLAGLTLDQVRTSLASRLRDVATTPQAAELLNIFVQEGEQVFGRAAADPLDTVVLGQPSLLADKPEFASGERLRQLIELTETRQQLGRLLETRGGGPGISITIGNEHGDPRLEPFTVVTAEYNAGSLSGVIGVIGPTRMPYDKVIALVDHTSRLVSNLLC, translated from the coding sequence ATGGCGCACAGCAGTGAGCTCTCCGAGCGGGAGCGGCAGGTCCTGGAGGCGGTGATTCACAGCTACGTGGCCACGGCGGAACCTGCCGGGTCGCGCACCCTGTCGCGTCGCTTCGGACTGGGGATTTCCCCGGCGACCATTCGCAACACCATGAGTGATCTCGAGGAGAAGGGCTTCCTCTTTCACCCTCATACCTCCGCCGGCCGTATTCCCACCGACAAGGCCTACCGGACGTACGTGGACTCGCTCATGCGGGTGGACCCGTTGACGGGAGACGAGCGTCGGCGGCTCGCTGAGGACATTCAGGGCGGGGGCTCGGCGATCGAGAACATCCTGCGTCGGGCGGCGCAGTCTCTCGGTGTGCTTACCCAGGAGTTGGGAGTCGCCCTTGGCCCGCGTCTCGATCGCGCGGCCCTGCGTCAGGTGGAGCTGGTGCGCGTCTCGTCTGATCGCCTCCTCATGGTGCTCAGTCTCAGTGGCGGGGCCGTGCGGACCATCTTCGTCGAGGTGCCCGGCATCATTGCCGACGAAGCGCTCATCGGGGTCACGATCGTGCTCAACGAGCGACTGGCCGGCCTGACGCTCGACCAGGTCCGCACCTCGCTTGCCTCGCGACTGCGTGACGTGGCGACTACCCCGCAGGCGGCCGAGCTGCTCAACATTTTTGTGCAGGAGGGAGAGCAGGTCTTCGGGCGGGCCGCGGCGGATCCCCTTGATACGGTGGTGCTTGGGCAGCCGTCGCTCCTGGCGGACAAGCCGGAATTCGCCAGTGGCGAGCGATTGCGTCAGTTGATCGAGCTCACCGAGACCCGCCAGCAGCTCGGGCGGTTGCTCGAGACGCGCGGAGGGGGGCCAGGCATCTCCATCACCATTGGCAACGAGCACGGCGACCCGCGCCTGGAGCCTTTCACGGTCGTGACCGCCGAATACAACGCCGGGTCGCTGAGCGGAGTGATTGGGGTCATCGGTCCCACGCGCATGCCGTACGACAAGGTCATCGCGCTGGTCGACCACACCTCCCGCCTGGTCTCGAATCTGCTCTGCTAG